One region of Mucilaginibacter sp. 14171R-50 genomic DNA includes:
- a CDS encoding ATP-dependent Clp protease ATP-binding subunit: MEAKFSPRVKDVIQYSREEALRLGHDYIGTEHLLLGLIRDGDGVAIKLLKGLTVDTAKLRRAVEDAVKGTIGTNVHIGSIPLTKQAEKVLKITYLEAKIFKSDVIGTEHLLLSILRDEDNIASQILMQFNVNYEVFKSEVEANKNDVTDEMPGSSTGGDDDFKEDDSFTQPKKVSDIKSKTPVLDNFGRDLTKAAEEGKLDPIVGREKEIERVSQILSRRKKNNPILIGEPGVGKSAIAEGLALRIVQRKVSRVLFNKRVVTLDLASLVAGTKYRGQFEERMKAVMNELEKSPDVILFIDEIHTIVGAGGASGSLDASNMFKPALARGEIQCIGATTLDEYRQYIEKDGALDRRFQKVMVEPATPDETVEILNRIKEKYEEHHGVTYTEEAINACVALTTRYITDRFLPDKAIDALDESGSRVHLTNIHVPQEILDIEAKIEQIKIEKNKVVRSQKYEEAAKLRDTEKHLLEELEQAKSLWEAETKSKRYTVTEDNVAEVVSMMTGIPVQRVGQADSTKLLAMSETIGSKIIGQDDAIKKLTRAIQRTRAGLKDPKKPIGSFIFLGPTGVGKTELAKELARFMFDTEDALIQIDMSEYMEKFAVSRLVGAPPGYVGYEEGGQLTEKVRRKPYAVVLLDEIEKAHPDVFNILLQVLDEGQLTDSLGRKVDFRNTIIIMTSNIGARQLKDFGQGVGFTTSAKAIQADSHSRGVIENALKRAFAPEFLNRIDDVIVFNSLGKDEIFKIIDIELGFLFGRVNSLGYKIELTEAAKEFIAEKGYDSQFGARPLKRAIQKYLEDPIAEEILKGELTEGDTLMVDYDKETNEIKVIDKKNDDAKPKEEEEQK, from the coding sequence ATGGAAGCTAAATTTTCGCCACGGGTTAAAGATGTGATACAGTATAGCAGGGAAGAGGCGTTACGCCTTGGGCATGATTATATTGGTACAGAGCACCTTTTACTTGGCCTCATCCGCGATGGTGATGGTGTGGCAATCAAATTATTAAAAGGGCTAACCGTTGATACCGCTAAATTACGCCGTGCTGTTGAGGATGCTGTAAAAGGAACCATTGGCACCAATGTACATATAGGCAGTATCCCGTTAACCAAACAAGCCGAAAAGGTTTTGAAAATAACATACCTTGAAGCTAAGATCTTTAAAAGCGATGTGATAGGCACCGAGCACCTGCTGCTGTCTATCCTGCGCGACGAGGACAACATTGCCTCGCAGATACTGATGCAGTTTAATGTAAACTACGAAGTGTTTAAAAGCGAAGTGGAAGCCAACAAAAACGATGTTACGGACGAGATGCCAGGATCATCAACAGGCGGCGACGACGATTTTAAGGAAGACGACTCGTTCACCCAGCCTAAAAAGGTTTCGGATATCAAATCGAAAACACCGGTGCTGGACAATTTTGGCCGCGACCTGACAAAAGCTGCCGAAGAAGGCAAGCTTGACCCCATTGTGGGCCGCGAAAAAGAAATTGAACGCGTATCGCAGATATTATCGCGCCGCAAAAAGAACAACCCTATCCTGATAGGCGAGCCGGGCGTTGGTAAAAGCGCCATTGCCGAAGGCCTTGCCCTGCGCATTGTACAGCGCAAGGTATCGCGTGTATTGTTTAACAAACGCGTGGTTACGCTTGACCTTGCATCGCTTGTGGCAGGTACAAAATACCGCGGCCAGTTTGAGGAGCGCATGAAGGCCGTGATGAACGAACTTGAAAAATCGCCGGATGTAATTTTATTTATCGATGAGATACATACTATAGTTGGCGCAGGCGGCGCATCGGGCTCGCTTGATGCCTCGAATATGTTTAAGCCCGCCCTGGCGCGTGGAGAGATACAATGCATCGGCGCAACCACTTTGGATGAGTACCGCCAGTACATTGAGAAAGACGGCGCTTTGGACCGACGTTTCCAAAAGGTGATGGTTGAACCGGCCACCCCCGACGAAACTGTTGAGATACTTAACCGTATTAAAGAAAAATACGAGGAGCACCACGGTGTAACTTACACCGAAGAAGCTATTAATGCCTGCGTGGCTTTAACCACCCGTTACATTACCGACAGGTTTTTACCGGATAAGGCTATCGACGCTTTGGATGAATCGGGTTCGCGTGTGCATTTGACCAATATCCATGTTCCACAGGAAATTCTGGATATCGAGGCAAAGATAGAACAGATAAAAATAGAAAAGAACAAAGTTGTACGCAGCCAGAAGTACGAGGAAGCTGCAAAACTGCGGGATACTGAAAAACATTTACTTGAAGAGCTTGAACAGGCCAAATCGCTGTGGGAAGCCGAAACAAAGTCTAAACGTTACACCGTAACTGAAGATAATGTTGCCGAGGTAGTGAGCATGATGACCGGCATACCGGTACAGCGTGTTGGCCAGGCCGACAGTACCAAGCTGTTGGCCATGAGCGAAACCATTGGAAGTAAAATTATTGGCCAGGACGATGCTATTAAAAAGCTTACCCGCGCTATACAGCGCACACGTGCCGGCCTTAAAGACCCTAAAAAACCTATAGGCTCGTTCATATTCCTGGGCCCTACCGGCGTGGGTAAAACCGAACTGGCCAAAGAGCTTGCACGCTTTATGTTTGATACCGAAGACGCGCTGATACAAATTGATATGAGCGAGTACATGGAAAAATTCGCGGTATCGCGGTTGGTGGGTGCGCCTCCGGGCTATGTTGGTTACGAAGAAGGCGGGCAGCTTACCGAAAAAGTACGCCGCAAACCATACGCCGTTGTATTGCTGGATGAGATAGAAAAGGCACACCCGGATGTGTTCAACATCCTGCTGCAAGTATTGGATGAAGGCCAGCTGACCGACTCGCTGGGCCGCAAGGTTGATTTCAGGAACACCATCATCATCATGACATCCAACATCGGCGCACGCCAGCTGAAGGATTTTGGCCAGGGCGTAGGTTTTACTACCAGCGCGAAAGCTATTCAGGCCGATTCGCATTCGCGCGGTGTGATAGAGAACGCTTTAAAACGTGCTTTCGCCCCCGAGTTTTTGAACCGTATTGATGATGTTATCGTGTTCAACTCATTAGGTAAAGACGAGATCTTCAAGATCATCGATATCGAGCTGGGCTTCCTGTTTGGCAGGGTGAACAGCCTTGGTTACAAAATAGAGCTAACCGAAGCTGCCAAGGAGTTCATCGCCGAAAAGGGTTACGATTCGCAGTTTGGTGCAAGGCCGCTTAAACGCGCCATCCAGAAATACCTGGAAGACCCGATTGCCGAAGAGATACTGAAAGGCGAACTTACCGAAGGCGATACCCTGATGGTTGATTACGACAAGGAAACCAACGAAATAAAGGTTATCGACAAAAAGAACGACGACGCCAAACCAAAAGAAGAGGAAGAACAGAAGTAA
- the ettA gene encoding energy-dependent translational throttle protein EttA codes for MADEKIIFSMAGVSKVYPPQKTVLKNIYLSFFYGAKIGVIGLNGSGKSSLLKIIAGIDKTNIGEVVFSPGYTVGYLSQEPELDPDKTVREIVEEGVAETTALLKEYEEINEKFGLEEYYSDADKMDKLMSRQGELQDKIDAVNAWELDVKLERAMDALRCPEPDTKISVLSGGERRRVALCRLLLQEPDVLLLDEPTNHLDAESIDWLEQHLKQYKGTVIAVTHDRYFLDNVAGWILELDRGEGLPWKGNYSSWLDQKSKRLAQEEKTESKRQKTLERELEWVRMGAKGRHAKSKARLSNYDKLASEETREREEKLELFIPPGPRLGNIVIEANGVTKAYGDKVLFENLNFSLPPAGIVGIIGPNGAGKTTLFRLITGQDQPDAGTFRVGDTVALGYVDQMHDDLDPNKSVWENVTDGLDNIMVGNRPLNSRAYVSKFNFNGADQQKKVGVLSGGERNRVHLAITLKKGSNVLLLDEPTNDIDVNTLRSLEEALENFGGCAVIISHDRWFLDRVCTHILAFEGNSQVYFFEGNYSDYEENYKKRVGDVAPKRIKYKKLTV; via the coding sequence ATGGCAGACGAGAAGATCATTTTTTCGATGGCAGGGGTAAGCAAAGTTTATCCGCCGCAAAAAACAGTGTTAAAAAATATTTACCTGTCGTTTTTTTACGGCGCTAAAATTGGCGTTATCGGGTTGAACGGTTCGGGTAAGTCCTCGCTGTTGAAGATCATCGCGGGGATTGATAAAACCAATATTGGCGAAGTGGTGTTTTCGCCGGGCTACACCGTGGGTTACCTGAGCCAGGAACCCGAGCTTGACCCTGATAAAACCGTTAGGGAAATTGTGGAGGAGGGCGTTGCCGAAACTACCGCGCTGCTAAAGGAATACGAAGAGATAAACGAGAAATTTGGCCTGGAAGAGTATTACAGCGATGCCGATAAAATGGATAAGCTGATGAGCCGCCAGGGCGAGTTGCAGGACAAAATAGATGCTGTTAACGCCTGGGAGCTTGATGTAAAGCTGGAGCGCGCGATGGATGCACTGCGCTGCCCCGAGCCCGATACAAAAATTTCGGTACTATCAGGCGGCGAGCGCCGCCGTGTGGCCCTGTGCCGCCTGCTTTTGCAGGAACCTGACGTGCTACTGCTTGATGAGCCTACCAACCACCTGGATGCCGAATCGATAGACTGGCTGGAGCAGCACCTTAAACAATATAAAGGCACCGTTATTGCCGTAACGCACGACAGGTACTTTTTGGATAATGTTGCCGGCTGGATACTGGAGCTTGACCGTGGCGAAGGTTTACCATGGAAGGGAAATTATTCCTCATGGCTCGACCAAAAATCTAAACGTTTGGCGCAGGAGGAGAAAACCGAAAGCAAACGCCAGAAAACTCTTGAGCGCGAGCTGGAATGGGTGCGCATGGGCGCTAAAGGCCGCCACGCCAAATCAAAGGCACGTTTATCAAACTACGACAAGTTAGCATCCGAAGAAACAAGGGAACGCGAAGAAAAGCTGGAGCTGTTTATTCCGCCCGGCCCGCGTTTGGGCAATATCGTTATCGAGGCCAACGGCGTTACCAAAGCATACGGCGATAAGGTGTTGTTCGAAAACCTAAACTTTTCGTTACCGCCCGCGGGTATTGTGGGCATTATCGGCCCCAATGGCGCGGGTAAAACTACGCTGTTCCGCCTGATAACCGGGCAGGACCAGCCTGATGCCGGTACTTTCCGTGTAGGTGATACCGTCGCGCTCGGTTATGTAGACCAGATGCACGACGACCTTGACCCTAATAAATCTGTTTGGGAAAACGTAACCGACGGGCTTGATAATATTATGGTGGGTAACCGCCCGCTAAACTCCCGTGCGTACGTATCTAAATTCAACTTTAACGGCGCCGATCAACAAAAGAAAGTAGGTGTGTTATCGGGTGGTGAGCGTAACCGCGTGCATTTAGCTATTACCCTTAAAAAAGGATCGAACGTCTTATTACTGGATGAGCCTACTAATGACATCGACGTAAACACTTTGCGTTCGCTGGAAGAAGCGCTGGAGAACTTCGGCGGCTGCGCGGTAATTATCAGCCACGACCGCTGGTTCCTGGATAGGGTTTGTACCCACATTCTGGCGTTCGAGGGTAACTCGCAGGTTTACTTCTTCGAAGGTAACTACAGCGATTACGAAGAGAACTACAAAAAACGTGTTGGTGATGTAGCCCCAAAACGCATTAAATATAAAAAGCTAACGGTGTAG
- a CDS encoding MFS transporter — protein MTGLCFASWASRIATIQQNLHLSDAGLGGVLFALPVGLMCSLPFSGWVITRIGSRNLLIGALTVYSLALVTLGAAQNTVQLIVCLLVFGFASNAVNISVNTQAVAAEELYKRPILASFHGLWSLAGFTGAAIGTFMIGKQVIPFKHFSLIMAVIIVSVIFTSRYLKNDKPASAGPVFVMPDNSLIKLGIVAFCSLICEGAMFDWSVIYFKKVVLAQSALMGAGYTAFMLTMATGRFVADKFAHRFGLKRTLQISGLLTATGLLTAVALPYLYTALFGFLLVGFGVSSVVPLVYSAAGKSKTMSPGVALAAVSTIGFLGFLIGPPLIGFIAGIATLRASFTLIAAMGLCVTFFATKARI, from the coding sequence ATGACAGGGCTATGCTTTGCCAGTTGGGCATCGCGCATTGCAACCATACAGCAAAACCTTCATTTAAGTGATGCAGGACTTGGCGGAGTGTTATTCGCGTTGCCGGTGGGGCTTATGTGTTCGCTGCCGTTTTCGGGCTGGGTAATCACCCGCATAGGCAGTCGCAACCTGCTGATAGGCGCCTTAACCGTTTACAGCCTGGCGCTTGTAACGCTGGGCGCGGCCCAGAACACGGTACAGCTTATTGTTTGCTTGCTGGTGTTTGGGTTTGCCAGCAATGCGGTAAACATTTCTGTAAACACCCAGGCCGTTGCAGCCGAAGAACTTTATAAAAGGCCTATCCTTGCCTCTTTCCACGGGCTGTGGAGTTTGGCAGGTTTTACCGGCGCGGCTATCGGCACGTTCATGATCGGTAAACAGGTAATTCCCTTCAAGCATTTTAGTCTTATCATGGCGGTTATAATTGTCTCGGTGATTTTTACATCCAGGTATTTAAAAAATGATAAACCGGCCAGCGCAGGGCCGGTATTTGTAATGCCTGATAACTCGCTTATCAAACTGGGCATTGTAGCTTTTTGCTCGCTGATATGCGAGGGCGCCATGTTTGACTGGAGCGTTATTTATTTTAAAAAGGTAGTGCTTGCGCAAAGCGCCTTAATGGGTGCCGGGTACACTGCCTTTATGCTTACCATGGCTACCGGCCGTTTTGTTGCCGATAAATTTGCCCACCGTTTTGGTTTAAAGCGTACCCTGCAGATCAGCGGGCTGCTTACTGCAACCGGCCTGCTTACCGCGGTAGCGCTGCCATATTTATATACCGCCCTGTTCGGCTTTTTATTGGTGGGGTTTGGCGTATCATCTGTAGTGCCGCTGGTTTACAGCGCGGCGGGCAAATCCAAAACCATGTCGCCGGGGGTAGCGTTGGCGGCCGTATCAACCATCGGTTTCCTGGGCTTTTTAATAGGCCCGCCTTTAATTGGCTTTATAGCAGGCATCGCCACGCTGCGGGCGTCTTTTACACTTATTGCAGCCATGGGTCTGTGTGTAACATTCTTTGCCACAAAGGCCAGGATCTGA
- a CDS encoding DsbA family protein: MKVEIWSDVMCPFCYIGKRRFEDALQQFAHKGKVEIEWKSFQLNPDMVTDPSVNINQYLADAKGWTLDYAQQMNNHVTEMAAEVGLTYHMDNAVVANSFNAHRFSHLAKKHGLGDAAEEALFKAYFTDGKNIDDTDTLAELGTAIGLDAAEIKQVLAADTYADEVKHDIAEAQYLGIKGVPFFVMNSKYAVSGAQAVPVFTQTLEKAFGEWHDERQITNVAEGPTCGPDGDC, encoded by the coding sequence ATGAAAGTTGAGATCTGGAGCGATGTAATGTGCCCGTTCTGCTATATAGGCAAACGGCGGTTTGAAGATGCCTTACAGCAATTTGCACACAAGGGTAAGGTAGAGATAGAGTGGAAAAGTTTCCAGCTTAACCCGGATATGGTAACCGACCCATCCGTTAACATTAACCAATACCTTGCCGACGCCAAAGGCTGGACGCTCGACTACGCACAGCAAATGAACAATCATGTTACCGAAATGGCTGCGGAGGTTGGCCTTACTTATCATATGGACAATGCCGTTGTCGCCAATAGTTTTAACGCCCATCGTTTTAGTCACCTGGCTAAAAAGCACGGCTTGGGTGATGCTGCCGAAGAAGCATTGTTTAAGGCTTACTTTACCGATGGTAAAAATATTGACGATACCGATACGCTGGCGGAATTGGGTACGGCTATCGGCCTGGATGCCGCTGAAATAAAGCAGGTACTTGCTGCCGATACCTATGCCGACGAAGTGAAGCACGACATTGCTGAAGCCCAATACCTGGGTATAAAAGGCGTACCTTTTTTTGTAATGAACAGCAAATACGCGGTATCGGGCGCGCAGGCGGTACCGGTGTTTACCCAAACGCTCGAAAAAGCCTTCGGCGAGTGGCACGATGAGCGACAAATAACAAACGTGGCAGAAGGCCCAACCTGCGGCCCCGACGGCGATTGTTAA
- a CDS encoding heavy metal-binding domain-containing protein, producing the protein MKKTLFIIAFAGLLFGAGACSSPAQKDAKETSTPKGKYYCTMHPDITSDKPGTCSKCGMDLVERDTTGK; encoded by the coding sequence ATGAAAAAAACTCTCTTTATCATAGCATTTGCAGGTCTGCTCTTCGGAGCAGGTGCCTGCAGTAGTCCGGCACAAAAAGATGCCAAAGAAACCTCCACGCCAAAAGGTAAATACTACTGCACCATGCACCCCGATATAACCTCAGACAAGCCCGGCACCTGCAGCAAATGCGGTATGGACCTGGTGGAGCGGGATACAACCGGGAAGTAA